A region of Nerophis ophidion isolate RoL-2023_Sa linkage group LG28, RoL_Noph_v1.0, whole genome shotgun sequence DNA encodes the following proteins:
- the LOC133544990 gene encoding zinc finger protein 501-like, which yields MCERTIAKYEEVLCPTKEEKERQHQLLDVYYKKHHQVVLHRTDVCEEHLLPEQKECSLRMQPGETQPPYFKKEEEVPETPRFKNKLKHPLNPGIDRDKEEPLTPHFKKEEEAPRTLWPKEEEVEHCISQGGEHIEGPVGSPVTGVPVKSEDDEEKEEAEPPTQHMTTEADGDHCGGSQADKLLAPLSDSEDTTSHSPDTDDEDSKDNKTCHTDDARFKCSHCDKTFNYRRNLKTHTRRHTGEKPFTCSVCGKRFGLSQNLKVHMRTHTGEKPYVCSICGKGFGTSHNLKLHMRIHTGEKPFICSICAKGFTHSQSLKRHTILHTGEKNPFTCLICGKGFVLSHNLKVHMRTHTGEKPFICSVCGKGFAQSSCMEKHRRIHTGEKSFICSICSKGFVQSNNLKVHMRTHTGEKPFSCSTCGKGFTENQCLKRHTRTHTGEKSHSCSICNRSFCDRPNLVAHMRTHTGEKVLSCSVCGERFSYKYQRKKHKCAGENSSSK from the exons atgtgcgaaagaacgatagcaaagtatgaggaggtactttgtccaacaaaagaggagaaggagcgacaacatcaactactggatgtttattataagaaacatcatcaagttgtgttacacagaacag atgtctgtgaagaacatcttctccctgAGCAAAAGGAGTGTAGTCTCAGGATGCAGCCAGGTGAGACACAACCCCCTtactttaaaaaggaagaggaggtgCCAGAGACCCCGCGCTTCAAAAATAAACTGAAGCATCCGCTGAACCCCGGCATTGATCGGGACAAGGAGGAACCGCTGACCCCCcactttaaaaaggaagaggaggcgCCACGGACCCTCTGGCCTAAAGAGGAAGAGGTGGAACACTGCATCAGTCAGGGGGGAGAGCATATTGAAGGACCGGTGGGGTctccagtgactggtgtccctgtgaagagtgaagatgatgaggagaaggaagaggcggagcctccaactcaacacatgacaacagaagctgatggagaccactgtggaggatcacaagcagacaagctcttagctccactatcagatagtgaggacacaacctcacactctcctgacactgatgatgaagactctaaagacaATAAGACATGTCACACCGACGACGCACGCTTTAAATGTTCTCACTGCGACAAAACGTTCAATTACCGTCGGAATCTGAAAACGCACACGAGaagacacaccggagaaaaacccttCACCTGCTCAGTGTGCGGTAAACGTTTTGGGCTTAGTCaaaatttgaaagtgcacatgagaacgcacactggagaaaaaccttatgtctgttcaatctgcggtaaggGTTTTGGAACGAGCCACAATTTGAAATTACACATGCgaatacacaccggagaaaaacctttcatctGTTCAATATGCGCTAAAGGTTTTACAcacagtcagagtttgaaaaggcacacaatattacacaccggagaaaaaaaCCCTTTTACGTGTTTAATCTGCGGTAAGGGTTTTGTTCTAAGTCACAATTTGAaggtgcacatgagaacacacaccggggaaaaaccttttatatgttcagtctgcggtaaaggttttgcacaaagttcaTGTATGGAAAAACACAGAAGGATACACACTGGGGAAAAGTCTTTTatatgttcaatctgtagtaaaggttttgtgcaaagcaacaatttgaaagtgcacatgagaacgcacaccggcgaaaaacccttttcctgttcaacctgtggtaaaggtttcacGGAAAATCAGTGTTTGAAAAGACACACGAGAACGCACACGGGCGAAAAAtcccattcctgttcaatctgcaacagaagcttttgtgaccgaccaaaccttgtagcacacatgagaacacacactggagagaaagtgttgagttgcagtgtgtgtggtgaaagattctcttataagtaccagcgcaagaaacacaagtgtgctggtgagaacagcagcagcaaatga